The following is a genomic window from Rhinatrema bivittatum chromosome 12, aRhiBiv1.1, whole genome shotgun sequence.
CCTCGCCGCACTGTACCCATTGCTTCCCGCTGGTAGTATCGGGGCTTTGTGCGAGTACAAAGCTGATCTGAAGGAGTCAGAgtgccagggggaggggggaatgcccactgcccacaccTATGGGGCTCTTTCTGTGCCCCTTCGTCCGGCAGAAGAGAAATAGGgaaacctcccccccacccccttcgcTTGATGCCTGCTTTCTGTCTTGGCTGTGGGCTCCTGCTTGGTATTGGTTATGGAACAGTTTGCTAGATGATCTTTAAAAGAGAGTTAAAGACATGGCTAGTTAACAGAGCTTATGACGGAAACAATTCACTTTATTACTACAGAAAGTATATAATTTCAGAGTCAGCAGCCTAATTCTTTTACTTttaatttcttaattttattcttaattttaattcctaattttatatcttttttttttgtcaaaatcatttttattagggAATATGCGTCTTTTAGTTTTGTAtacattgtattttatgatttgtttgtatGATTTAGCCTTTTGATTGTAAACCGATCATGATAAAATACTGAATGACAtaaaatttttataaataaatattgcatagtTAAATTGTTTTACTGCAGAATGTAAAATTAATAAACATGACCTGGATGTTCACCGTTTCTCGCAATTAAAAGTAGGAAACCCTCTGCCTTGTAGCCATTGTATTATAGTGCCCAGTGTTCCCCAGGCTTAGCACCAGTTGGAGTTTGTAGGATTCCCAGCACTGTGACCATAACCTTCTAAAGGTGGGAGAAACACACTGTGTTTTAGGTGGTATTTGTCCTGGAgctaatgtctccaaatgggttttgTCCCACTATAAGTGGAATGTGGGGGACCTGCTATTTTCTGGCATTGGGTTCCCTGAAGCTGGCTGGTCAGTGCTCAGGGAAGTGCCCAGGAGAAGGCAGTGGGGGAATGGAGGGAAGTGCTACTCTCCTGTAAGCCATGCCAGACAGTGGATGCAGACCTGTGACTTCATGGACACCTGCCCCTTAGCACCTGATCTGTCTGTCTCTATGCTCCTGGATCTTCCACTTTGGCTAGCCCAGGCTGTGCAAGCAGGAAGATGCCACCTCGTGTTTAGGCTCTCTGTCAGAAAGGTGCTAGAAACATTCCTGCGATGGTGGTACATCAGCCATGGGCTGTGGATGCTTCAGGCATGACGGAGTGCACACTTCTCCAACCCTGCCTAGGAGACTGACGCCATCTTCTGCAGTGTTCCCCAAGATCTTGGAGAGGGATAGAACCTGGACCTTATTTCCATGAATACTAATTATAACCAAGATGATAGGCACAGAAGGAaaggagcatttttttttaatattaacccCATCAATACCAGAAGCATAGCATTTAATTGTTCAAAGAAAGCCTACCATTCCATTTTGTGATCACAAAACCCGCTTCTTTGCACAGCTGATATTGCCAGGATGTGCCAGACTTGGGTCTGAAACCTGATCTAGTTCTGCTTGTGAACCCGGTGCTAGTGTCTTATGCCAGAGCCCAGGGACTTTGCGTCTCTGCCTTTGTTTGAATTTGGCCCTTTACACTATGAGCAGCGGGGGAGGAAGGGAATAGTGGGTTCTGTGCCCTCCTCCCTTGAGGGATTTCCCCGGGCTGTCACTGCAGTGCAGCAGGATGGAAGCAGATGACTGTGGGAGGAGCCTGTGCGATGCTGCTTGTCTGGGAGCAGGGTGATTGCTGCTCTGCAGCTGCAGTAATATCAGCAAGGAAGCTTCATGGGCCATTGCCAGGCACTCCTCTCCCATTGCACAGTGCTCAGATGGGTTGTCTATTTCTGCCCTACTCAGCATCAGCCGTACATTGCCCTCGTATTAGCATGGAATAAGAATGTCTTTTTTGTGAAGGAAAATTGAGTTTAAAATACTAAGTAAATAAATGACTCCCATTAAAGGTTAGGCAAATTTCTCAATTCCATGGTCGCTTGCACTCTCTCCCTTTCTTGTCTCCCTAATATCCTTTGAATACTTTGTGCTGTTAtcagattttggggggggggggggggagttgtaaaAAGTGTAAACCAAGGGCCTCATCTCCATATTGGAAGAAATGTAAGATGGTGTGAGTCATGTAGAGTCCATCTGACCAGTATCCCATTCCCCTCTCGCTCACGACCTGCACCAACTTCCTTCAGATCACTTTAACCTTCCTCTGCTCAGGGTTTGCCTGTAAACCCATTGAGGAAGGGTAACTACATATGTTACTTTGTGTGGTATTGTACAGATCATAAAATGTTTGTGTAGCTGGTTGTGTTGACAGTGGCATGACTCTTATCTTTGCAGGCGGAGTGATCACCTACATTGGCTCCAGTGGTTCCTCCCCCAGCAGGACAAGCCCTGTCTCCATGTACAGCGAGAATTCCAACAGCAGCTTCCAGTCTGCATGtcagcccttcccctcctacttccccccctcccccacaggttccCTGACCCAGGATTCCCGTTCCTCAGGCTGTGGGGAGGATGCATCGCCTGCCTCGTCATCTTCCTACAGTTTTGGAGGGTCTCCTGGCAGCCTGCAGGTGGCATTGGATGATGGGAGCAGGGCGTCCCCTAGCAAGACCTCCAGCAATATCACCAGTAAGTCAGTACACTAATCAGGGGGAGGGTGAATAGAGTTCTGAGCTTGGACTGTGCAGTGGCAGAGAAAGGGAGTAGTGTACAGGCAACTGCTGCACTATAGCAGGGAAGGGAATAGGATTTGAGTAGAAGGGGGTTTAAGTGATACATATTTAAAGTGCTCTACTTAATTCAACatttacaggctgatgcaatatagcgTGCTCGGGTGAGCAAACGGCTTTACATGCacttggacatgcgttttggtcAATGTCCAAAACCTCCCATGCAGTAAGAGGATTAGGatgtccaaaccagcacataaaacaaatagagctcatcacatgtaaattcattgtttatgaggctattggctattacccctgctgcaaaaaaaaaagaaggcgcCCGATATGCagatttttactctcaaaaattaacgtctgccctgtagcaggcattaattcttgaagaacctcaaaagttatcaaaaaaagcggaaaatattgaaaaaagaactggaaagagatttgggcatcatagtggataatgcactgaaattgtcagcccagtgtgctgtggcgatcaaaaaagcaaacagaggtgGCTGTGCAGAATTTAGGGAAATGGACACTCCTATAATttagtgtccgttttcctaacccaaactcccagccacctctcctgggcatccgATGTCAAGTAGGTGCTGAGGACACATAGTTCCCCCTAGCACCTGCTTTTTACCACAGTAGCCCATTTAAGTATTAAATCGGGCACCTGGGAGAGGAGGATCAGCGTGCGTTAAGGGAGCGGGAGCTGGATCATAATTGCCCATTTAACAcatgccaatattgcatcagcctgagttTTGGGGCTGCCAGAATTAATGGTAAATTGGGGTAATCTGAAACGAGCCGAGTCCTCAGGAGCCACAGCCAAGCCTCATgtttaggatatccacagtgcATGCATGAGATGCTGCAAATTAATCTCCAACCAGAcacatttgtggctcttgaggaccagagttgtgCTCACGTGCTCGGCTCTGTCTGGCAGGCCACACACTGCTAGTGTAGGCAGGCTGGTGGTGGGCAGTGCACTGTTCAGAAAAGTCAGATGTTCAGATTACGGCCATGTTGCTGTGGCTGGCTATTTGGATTATTGTGGTTAGGTAGCAGGGCTAGAGGCCGAAGTAAAAGGGCTCCTGCTTGCTCATCCACCCAGAAGAGTGGAGTGCATGGAGGAAGATGCCAAAAAACTCTCTTGCACAAGTTGAGGTATCTTACAGGTGGTCATGGTTAGCAGTGGGGACAGGCTAGATGGACTGCTTGCTCATTTTTGCTGTGTTACTCTGGGATAGCGTACAGGTGCCAACTGTATTAAAAGCGGGAGGGGGCAGCGATGTTTTGAGATGTGCAGCCCACATGAAGTTTCTCTCGCTTTGCTTTCCCCTCAGAGCTGAACGGGATGGTGCTCTTGTGTAAAGTGTGTGGCGATGTGGCATCGGGCTTCCATTACGGGGTTCATGCCTGCGAGGGCTGCAAGGTAAGGAAAGGCTTCCCACCCACACCCACGGGTCGGGTCTCGCTGCCGGAGCTCTGGGGGAAGGGGTTTTAATTCACCGGTCACAGACTCTGCCCTGACATgatctcaccccccctcccccgtcttTGCTCCTGCACAGGGCTTCTTCCGGCGAAGCATTCAGCAGAACATCCAGTATAAGAAATGCTTGAAGAACGAACGCTGCTCCATCGTGCGGATCAACCGGAACCGCTGCCAGCAGTGTCGTTTCAAGAAATGCTTGTCTGTGGGCATGTCCAGAGACGGTGAGCATGCAGGAGGGCAACGTCTTCATCCCAGACCCAGCAGAGACCAGGCGTAAGGGTGTGGAATTAGCAGCAAGGGCAATAGGGCGATTCATCAGGTCAAGGGCCGTGTGTGACTTCCCCGGGTGCCTTCCTTCAATGTTACACTGATGTTCGCAAGGCCCAGTACAGTTGTTCTACTTACTCGTACCTCAGCTTTTGGGCTCCCATGTTCTTGTAGTTGTCCCTTTTCTCAAGCCTGGGGAGCCCTACCTTGACGCGGTGTCTTCTCTTTCCACAGCCGTTCGTTTTGGACGCATCCCGAAGCGGGAGAAGCAGCGCATCCTGGCAGAAATGCAGAGTGCCATGAACAATATGACCAACAGAGGCTTCGGGCGCGAGAGCTCTCCGCAGCCCCCCACTATGGACCATTTCTCTTTCCCACAACAGCTCACTCCCCCGCGCTCCCCCAGCCCTGAAGACAAGGTGGAGGAGGTCATCGGCCAGGTGGCCAGAGCCCACAAAGAAATCTTCATTTACGCTCACGACAAGCTAAACCACCTGGGACTTCCCCCAGCCCAACCCAACTGCCTCTCCACTCCGCCCAGGTGGGAGAATACCCACTGCACCACCTACCAGCAAAGCCAGAGCTGGAATCCCGGGGCCTGCAGGCAGGAGCAGGACACCTCGGCCCCCCAGGGCTCTTCCAAGCGGCTGGACAGAGACGTTTTACTGGTAAGGGGGAGAGGGGTGCGGGATTGCTTTTTGTATTGGGTGCAAGCGAAGATTCACAGACCCTTCCCTGGAGAGCAGACCGGCAGCAggaactggaggggggggggggggatgggagttgTTTTGCTTTTCTGCTTCCCGGCTCGTGTTTCTGTGGACTGAAAGCAACACCGATCAGAGAGGACCAATAGATATTCAGCACAAAAGCATGTTTGAATAGGTGAAGGCCCCCCGTCAGCATGGCCGAtatattgttggggggggggggctggctagAGGTCGCTGCACCTCCTGTGACCCCGGAGCCTTAGTTATATGTTTGTTGATGCTTCTGTCCTCTGCAGCACGTATAATGGTGCTTTCCTTTCTCTCCTGTAACAGGTGTGTCCCATGAACACGTGCCCCCGTGGCCGTAGCGGCCGAAGCGTGCAGGAGATCTGGGAAGACTTTTCGTGCAGCTTCACGCCGGCTGTGCGAGAGGTGGTGGAATTTGCCAAGCACATCCCTGGATTCCGGGACCTCTCCCAGCATGACCAGGTCACCCTGCTGAAAGCCGGTACCTTCGAGGTAGGTTCGCCGGGACCCTCACTTATTCAAACTGGCCTGCATTTGGTTTTCTAGGTAGCCTGCGCCTAAGTGCTCCTGGGAAGAGAACAGACAGGGCTGCAGAGGCATCAGGACCTCTCCCCTGCTCATACACCGCAGAGGGCAAAAGCTCCTGTGTGTGGTATTGGCGCTTtggctgcccctcccccaccacgcCAGTGATAGTGGGTATTTTAGGGCCCAGCACACCTGTGCATTTCTGATTGTCCATTTATACAGTCGCAGGAGGCTCTGTATCCTGGGCAGGCAGAGAAAGCAGGACTGAGCCATGGGATGTCTGGATTGGAGATGGGGCAGCAGGCAGTGTGGTGGTTGATGTTCTCTTCTCTGCGGCAGGTTCTCATGGTGAGATTCGCCTCCCTGTTCAATGTGAAGCAGCAGACCGTCACCTTCATCAGCGGCGCCACCTACGGGCTGCAGGAGCTGCGGGGGATGGGGATGGGCGACCTCCTGACCTCCATGCTGGAATTCAGTGAGAAGCTGAGTGCCCTGAGCCTGTCCGAGGAGGAGCTGAGTCTCTTTACAGCTGTGGTCCTGCTCTCTGCAGGTAAGCAGGGAATACAGGTGTGAGGGGGAGCTGCAGTTGCTGTGTTCAGAGTAGATAGCGCTGGAGCCTCCTATAGAGCCAGAGCAGAATGGAACAAGTGACTTTTTGATAATTAAGTCGGTGAGATGTTTTGTAGCAGGAAGTGCAGACAGAAGGGGGTGTAGCTGTTCTTCTCTGACATCCTGTGAGGACAGTGGGTCCCCACTAGGCTTTCCTCAAGCCTTGACTTCTGCTTATGGCTTCTCCCTTACACTTGCAGACCGCTCAGGGATGGAGAACACAGCGTCGGTGGAGCAGTTGCAAGAGACCCTCATCCGCGCCCTGCGCACCCTGGTCCTGAAAAACAGCCCGACAGAGACCTCCCGCTTCACCAAGCTCCTGCTGAAGCTGGCGGACCTGCGGACCCTGAATAGCGTGCACTCCGAGAAGCTGCTGTCCTTCAGGGTGGAGGGGCAGTGAAACTGCAGCAGCTGGCAACAAAGACTGCACCCAGTGTTCTGCAGTGGGGaaacaccccccctcccgccTCTATTTATTGTACAGTTACACAGAACTGCTTCAAAAAGATTACAGGAGCCTTGATGTAAATGTGTGTATATTGGAGTTATGATGACAGTCCACCCTCGCTCCATGGAAATGCAGAATCAGGGCCTAGACAGCACCGGTTGCTCTCCAGCACATTTCAGATCCTCACCCTAGCTGGTGGGCATGGCTTCTCTGCATTTCACGTGTTTGTGCTGCCTTGAAACCTCACCCTCTTCCTGGGCTGGGTCAGAGATGGGACGTCTGGTGGCAGCACTATCTCTTGCTCAGAAGGATGGTGCTGTTCACTACTGTGCTTTCTTTAGTCTATGGCCAGAGCAGCCCAGGAGGAAGAGCCGGTCACCCCCTCCCAAATCATTGTTTTAGCAtcttggggagggaggaggcattCAGCTACTGAACTCTTCGTTAAGGGCAAGGGCTGCTACTTAACTCCTCTCTCAACCAAATTTAC
Proteins encoded in this region:
- the NR1D1 gene encoding nuclear receptor subfamily 1 group D member 1 — translated: MTSSDTSSSSSTGGVITYIGSSGSSPSRTSPVSMYSENSNSSFQSACQPFPSYFPPSPTGSLTQDSRSSGCGEDASPASSSSYSFGGSPGSLQVALDDGSRASPSKTSSNITKLNGMVLLCKVCGDVASGFHYGVHACEGCKGFFRRSIQQNIQYKKCLKNERCSIVRINRNRCQQCRFKKCLSVGMSRDAVRFGRIPKREKQRILAEMQSAMNNMTNRGFGRESSPQPPTMDHFSFPQQLTPPRSPSPEDKVEEVIGQVARAHKEIFIYAHDKLNHLGLPPAQPNCLSTPPRWENTHCTTYQQSQSWNPGACRQEQDTSAPQGSSKRLDRDVLLVCPMNTCPRGRSGRSVQEIWEDFSCSFTPAVREVVEFAKHIPGFRDLSQHDQVTLLKAGTFEVLMVRFASLFNVKQQTVTFISGATYGLQELRGMGMGDLLTSMLEFSEKLSALSLSEEELSLFTAVVLLSADRSGMENTASVEQLQETLIRALRTLVLKNSPTETSRFTKLLLKLADLRTLNSVHSEKLLSFRVEGQ